In Callospermophilus lateralis isolate mCalLat2 chromosome 4, mCalLat2.hap1, whole genome shotgun sequence, one genomic interval encodes:
- the C3ar1 gene encoding C3a anaphylatoxin chemotactic receptor — MESFSAETNSTDPLSQPLYEPQIILSMVILGLTFLLGLPGNGLVLWVAGLKMQRTVNTVWFLHLTLADFLCCLSLPFSLAHLALHGYWPYGRFLCKLIPSIIILNMFASVFLLTAISVDRCLMVLRPIWCQNHRRVRTAFAICGCIWMMSFAMCIPVFVHRETVTVDDYKMCIYNFDFTSSDYSDYTYDPDELENGSFTNSIVQQPGKMDDKLNSSSFQANNYPWTAPTILQSQTLGRHSGDLIPGESARLSSQHPSYNNFKPPNISSASPSGFLTEDHKTDVLHNLNNFLPTDLDLYPRAYSDNLYELEQSQDFQDYNLSQFPGDSQVQKTMMIITITRLVLGFLLPFIIIVCCYSIIVFRMRRSQLTKSRNKTFRVTVMVVTVFLVCWTPYHIIGVLLLVINPGSSLRGTLLSWDNVALALASANSCFNPFLYALLGKDFRKKAKQSVKGILEAAFSEELTHSTSCFQNKVVTERNSISTGV, encoded by the coding sequence ATGGAGTCATTCTCTGCTGAGACCAACTCAACTGACCCACTCTCCCAGCCTTTGTATGAACCCCAAATAATTCTCTCCATGGTCATTCTTGGCCTCACTTTTTTATTAGGATTGCCAGGCAATGGGCTGGTGTTGTGGGTGGCTGGCCTAAAGATGCAGCGGACAGTGAACACAGTTTGGTTTCTCCATCTCACCCTGGCAGATTTTCTTTGCTGCCTCTCTTTGCCCTTCTCCCTGGCTCATTTAGCTCTCCATGGATACTGGCCCTATGGCAGGTTCCTGTGCAAGCTTATCCCCTCCATCATCATCCTCAACATGTTTGCCAGTGTCTTCCTGCTTACTGCCATTAGCGTGGACCGATGTCTGATGGTACTCAGGCCAATCTGGTGTCAGAATCATCGCAGAGTGAGGACAGccttcgctatttgtggatgtatTTGGATGATGTCTTTTGCAATGTGTATTCCTGTGTTCGTGCACCGGGAAACAGTCACCGTAGATGATTATAAAATGTGTATATACAATTTTGATTTCACCAGCTCAGATTATTCGGATTACACCTATGATCCAGATGAATTAGAAAATGGGTCTTTCACCAACTCCATTGTTCAGCAGCCTGGAAAAATGGATGATAAGTTAAATTCTTCCTCTTTCCAAGCAAACAATTATCCTTGGACAGCCCCCACCATCCTCCAATCTCAAACACTTGGAAGACATTCTGGAGATTTGATCCCTGGGGAGTCAGCAAGATTATCTAGTCAACATCCATCTTACAATAATTTTAAGCCTCCTAATATTTCATCTGCAAGCCCCAGTGGGTTTCTCACTGAAGATCACAAAACTGATGTACTGCATAACCTTAATAATTTTCTTCCTACTGATTTAGACCTCTACCCCAGGGCTTATAGTGATAACTTATATGAGCTTGAGCAATCACAAGATTTCCAGGATTATAAtttaagccaatttcctggtgacAGTCAAGTGCAGAAAACTATGATGATAATAACCATtacaaggttagtgttaggtttcttGCTGCCTTTTATTATCATAGTGTGCTGTTACAGCATCATCGTTTTTCGAATGCGACGGAGCCAACTGACAAAGTCTCGGAACAAAACTTTCCGAGTGACCGTGATGGTGGTGACTGTATTTCTTGTCTGCTGGACCCCATACCATATTATTGGAGTCCTATTACTGGTTATTAACCCAGGTTCTTCCTTGAGAGGAACTCTATTATCCTGGGACAATGTGGCCCTTGCTCTAGCATCTGCCAATAGTTGTTTCAATCCCTTCCTCTATGCCCTCTTGGGGAAAGATTTTAGGAAGAAAGCAAAGCAGTCTGTGAAGGGTATTCTGGAGGCAGCCTTCAGTGAGGAACTCACACACTCTACCAGTTGTTTCCAAAACAAAGTCGTTACAGAAAGAAACAGCATCAGCACCGGTGTGTGA